GGCACCGTCGTTATCGTAATTCGAAAGCCGGCAATGCTCGCGCCAGATGTCAGCGGGGCGGTCGTAGGCGAAGGCGGTTTTCCACCCCATCCGCCGCCCGATCTCCTTGACGATCCACCAGTCGGGCATCGCCTCGCCGGGGAGAGGGAAGAGTGCGCGCTGGCGGCTGATCGTGCGATCGCTATTGGTCACGGTACCATCCTTCTCGCCCCAGGCTGCGGCGGGCAGCCGGACATGCGCGAAGGCGCCGGTGTCAGTCTTTTCGATCACGTCGCTGACGACGACGAAGGGGCAGGACTTCAGCGCCTCGCGCACCGCATTGCCGTCGGGCATAGATACGGCGGGGTTGGTCGCCATCACCCACAAGGCCTTGATCCGGCCTTCGCCGACGCCACGGAACAGGTCGACGGCCTTGAGGCCTGGTTTCTCCGCCATCGTCGGCGACGCCCAGAAACGCTGGACGCGATCGCGGTTGTCGGGCGCGAAATCCATATGCGCGGCGAGGGTCGAGGCGAGTCCGCCGACCTCGCGGCCGCCCATGGCATTGGGCTGGCCGGTGATTGAGAAGGGCGCGGCGCCGGTCTTGCCGATGCGCCCCGTCGCGAGATGGACGTTTAGGATCGCATTGACCTGATCGGTGCCGGCGGTCGCCTGATTGACGCCCTGACTGAACAGCGTGACGGTGCGCAGCGTGGCAGCGAACAGCTCATAGAAACGCCTGAGGTCGGCAGCCGGCACTTCACATGTCCGTGCCACCGACCACAGGTCGTTCCCCTCTCCAAGCTCGTTCCAGAAATTCTGCGGAACCGCGACATGCGCGGCGAGATAGGCCTCGTCGACCACGCCGGCGTCGCGGCAGTGCTCAAGCAGGCCGTTCATGAGCGCGACGTCGCTGCCGGGGCGGATCGCGAGGTGGATATCGGCTTCCTCGGCGGTCTCGGTCCGCCGCGGGTCGATGACGACCAGCTTCGCGCCCGCCTCGCAGCGCGCGCGGATGTGCTGATAGACGATCGGATGACACCAAGCGGTGTTCGATCCGACGAGGACGAACAGGTCAGCGGCTTCGAGATCGTCATAGGTCGCGGGAACGACATCCTCGCCGAACGCGCGGGTGTGCCCCGCGACGGCGCTCGACATGCAGAGCCGCGAGTTGGTGTCGATGTTCGCGGTGCCAATGAAGCCCTTCATCAGCTTGTTCGCGACGTAATAATCCTCGGTGAGTAGCTGGCCCGAAACATAGAAGGCGACGCTGTTCGGGCCGTGACGCGCGATCGTCTCCTTGAAGCGCTTGGCCACGAGGTCTAGTGCCTTGTCCCAGCTCGCGCGCCTGTTGCCGATCATCGGGTGCAGCAGGCGGCCTTCGAGACCGACGGTTTCGCCCAGATGCGTGCCCTTCGAGCACAGCCTTCCGCGGTTCGCGGGATGATCGGGATCGCCCGCGATCTCTACCGCCCGATAACCTGTCACTGTCGCGAGGATGCCGCAGCCGACGCCGCAATAGGCGCAAGTGGTGCGGACCGAGTCCGCCATCAGGCGGCCGCCTTCAGCGTGCTCGCGCGGCAGATGAGGACACGGCCGCCGTCGATCTTGACCGGGACGGTGGGGGTGCAGCCCTTGTCCTCGCCGAGCGCTTCGCCGGTCGACAGGCTGATCCGCCAGTTGTGGAGCGGGCAGGCGACCGCGCCGCCATGAACGATGCCTTGGCTCAGGCGCCCATGCTTGTGTGGACAGCGGTCCAGGAGGGCAAAGACCTTGCCCTCGGCGGTGCGGAACACCGCGATATCGTCGCCGCCTTCGACCTGCACGGTACGGCTGCCGCGCACCGGGATCTGATCAACCCAGCCAATGTCGAGCCATTCAGCGGTCGTCATGCCCCCATCTCCTCCAAAAATGCACGTTCCTGCGGGATGAAGCGCGCCATCGGTGCGTGATGTTCGGCCTCGGCGCCATCGGCGCGCTGCGCCCAGGGATCGTCCTGGCTGAAGCTTTGCGAATAGAGGAAGCGTGCGCGGAGCGCCTCGCGGCCCGCTGCGTCGTCGACGATCCGCCTCTTCACATATTCGACCCCGACGCGCTCGATCCACGGCGCGGTGCGTTCCAGATAGCGCGCCTCCTCGCGGTAGAGCTGGATGAAGGCGGCGCAAGTATCCATCGCCTCCTGCTCGGTCGCGACCTTGCAGAGCAGGTCGGTGGCGCGCACATGGATGCCGCCGTTACCGCCGACGTGGAGTTCGTACCCGCTGTCGACGCAGACGATGCCGAAATCCTTGATCGTCGCCTCGGCGCAGTTGCGCGGGCAGCCCGACACGGCGATCTTGAACTTGTGCGGCATCCAGCTGCCCCAGCTCATCCGCTCGACCTTGACGCCCAGACCCGTTGAATCCTGCGTGCCGAAGCGGCACCATTCGGACCCGACGCAGGTCTTCACCGTGCGCAGCGACTTGCCATAGGCGTGCCCCGACACCATCCCGGCGGCATTGAGGTCGGCCCAGACCGCAGGCAAATCCTCCTTCTTGATACCGAAGATGTCGAGCCGCTGGCCGCCGGTGACCTTGACCATCGGCGCATTGAACTTCTCGACGACATCGGCGATCGCGCGCAGCTCGGTCGGGTTGGTGAGCCCGCCCCACATGCGGGGGACGACAGAGTAAGTGCCGTCCTTCTGGATATTGGCGTGCATCCGCTCGTTGACGAAGCGGCTCTGCTGGTCGTCGACATAGTCGCCGGGCAGCGCGCAGAGCAGATAATAATTGAGCGCCGGGCGACACGACGAGCAGCCGTCGGGGGTCGTCCAGTGCAGCTTCTGCATTACTTCGGGAATAGAGCGCATGGCCTGCGCGACAATTTCGCGGCGGACGTCGTCATGGCCGAAGCTCGTGCATTTGCACATCGTCTTCGGGCCCGACTGGACATCGTCGCCAAGTGTCAGCGCGAGCAGATTTTCGACGACGCCGGTACAGCTCCCACAACTCGCCGACGCCTTGCACGTGCCGCGCACCGCGTCGAGGCTGCGTGCGCCCTTGACGATGCACGAGACGACCTGGCCCTTGGTGACGCCGTTGCAGCCGCAGATTTCCGCATCGTCGGAAAGCGCCGCAACGGCCGCCTTAGGGTCCGCCGCGCCGCCTCCCGCGGCGAAGGCCTGGCCGAAGATCAGCAGGTCGCGCAGTTGCGACACGTCTTCCTGCTTCTTGAGCAGATCGAAATACCAGTTGCCATCCGCGGTATCGCCATAGAGCACCGCGCCGACGATGCGGTCGTCTCGGACGATCACCCGCTTATAGACGCCGCGGCTCGCGTCGCGCAGCACGATATCCTCGCACCCGTCTCCGCCCGAAAAATCGCCCGCCGAAAACACATCGATCCCCGACACCTTGAGCTTGGTCGAGGTGACCGAGCCGCGATATCCTGTCGGCTGTTCGACGAGCCCGTCGGCAAGGCTGCGGCACATGTCCCACAGCGGCGCAACAAGGCCGTAGACCTGCCCGTCATGCTCGACGCATTCGCCGACCGCGAGCACCGCGGGGTCGCTGGTGACCATATGGTCGTCTACCTGGATGCCGCGCCCGACCACGAGCCCGGCGTCGCGGGCAAGCGCGACCGAGGGGCGGATACCGACCGCCATCACGACGAGGCTGGCGGGGATCAGCGTTCCGTCCTTGAGCTTCACACCCTCGACCTTGCCGTTGCCGACGATTTCGGCGGTGTCGGCGCCGGTCAGGATCGTCTGGCCGCGGCCTTCCAATGCCTGCTTGAGCAGCCAGCCCGCTGCCTCGTCGAGCTGGCGCTCCATCAGCGTGGGCATCAGGTGGATAACGGTGACCTTCATGCCGCGGAGCGAAAGGCCGTGCGCCGCCTCGAGCCCGAGCAGCCCGCCGCCGATCACCACCGCGTCACCGCCGGCGTCGGCCGCCGCGAGCATCGTGTCGACATCGTCCATATCGCGAAATGCGATCACGCCGGGCAGGTCCTTGCCGGGGACCGGAATGATGAAGGGATCGGAGCCGGTTGCGATCAGCAGCCGGTCATAGCCTTCGGTTACGCCCCCGCGCGTCGTCACCGTTTTTGCGGCGCGGTCTATCGCGACTACCGGGTCGCCGGCGACGAGCGCGATGCCGTTCGCCGCATACCAGTCCGCGTCGTTGATCACGATATCGTCGAAGCATTTTTCGCCCGCGAGCACGGGGGAGAGCATGATGCGGTTGTAATTGACCCGCGGTTCGGCGCCAAAGATTGTCACACGGTAACGTGCCGGATCGCGCGCCAGCAGCTCCTCGACCGCGCGGCAACCGGCCATGCCGTTGCCGATCACGACGAGATGGTCGCGCGTGTCGCCCTCGGGTTTGAGCGGGCAATGTTCCATCAAAGCGTCCAATCCAGTTGTAGCCAATATTTATCGGTGTCGGTGGCGAGGGTGTCGGCGCGGTAGCGCGCGAAGCGCGCCGAGCCTGTG
The Sphingopyxis macrogoltabida genome window above contains:
- a CDS encoding nitrate reductase, which codes for MADSVRTTCAYCGVGCGILATVTGYRAVEIAGDPDHPANRGRLCSKGTHLGETVGLEGRLLHPMIGNRRASWDKALDLVAKRFKETIARHGPNSVAFYVSGQLLTEDYYVANKLMKGFIGTANIDTNSRLCMSSAVAGHTRAFGEDVVPATYDDLEAADLFVLVGSNTAWCHPIVYQHIRARCEAGAKLVVIDPRRTETAEEADIHLAIRPGSDVALMNGLLEHCRDAGVVDEAYLAAHVAVPQNFWNELGEGNDLWSVARTCEVPAADLRRFYELFAATLRTVTLFSQGVNQATAGTDQVNAILNVHLATGRIGKTGAAPFSITGQPNAMGGREVGGLASTLAAHMDFAPDNRDRVQRFWASPTMAEKPGLKAVDLFRGVGEGRIKALWVMATNPAVSMPDGNAVREALKSCPFVVVSDVIEKTDTGAFAHVRLPAAAWGEKDGTVTNSDRTISRQRALFPLPGEAMPDWWIVKEIGRRMGWKTAFAYDRPADIWREHCRLSNYDNDGARLFALPGAALGGNGAYDAMEPFRWGGDHPFADGRFSTEDHRARLVSVVQKVLPEPLAKWPLTLNTGRYRDQWHTMTRTGLAPKLARHREEPLVEIHPDDGARLGLADGDLARVETPQGDSLYRVAFHAGQRPGELFVPIHWSDRTSSGGRTGRLPRPLVDPVSGQPGFKRTPASIAAVTPKWRGFLLLASELADTPRCLWATRVAVPSGVLWELAGNGDLKAIEALLPKGERIEAQDAARGTRRVAIVANDRLTGALFVTESGELPPRDWLIAQLAAPTVAPTLLAGRAPGIQADRGPVICVCFDVGLKSITAAIRDQKLADVAAIGAALGAGTNCGSCRPALGRILSEETSNAA
- the nirD gene encoding nitrite reductase small subunit NirD encodes the protein MTTAEWLDIGWVDQIPVRGSRTVQVEGGDDIAVFRTAEGKVFALLDRCPHKHGRLSQGIVHGGAVACPLHNWRISLSTGEALGEDKGCTPTVPVKIDGGRVLICRASTLKAAA
- the nirB gene encoding nitrite reductase large subunit NirB, coding for MEHCPLKPEGDTRDHLVVIGNGMAGCRAVEELLARDPARYRVTIFGAEPRVNYNRIMLSPVLAGEKCFDDIVINDADWYAANGIALVAGDPVVAIDRAAKTVTTRGGVTEGYDRLLIATGSDPFIIPVPGKDLPGVIAFRDMDDVDTMLAAADAGGDAVVIGGGLLGLEAAHGLSLRGMKVTVIHLMPTLMERQLDEAAGWLLKQALEGRGQTILTGADTAEIVGNGKVEGVKLKDGTLIPASLVVMAVGIRPSVALARDAGLVVGRGIQVDDHMVTSDPAVLAVGECVEHDGQVYGLVAPLWDMCRSLADGLVEQPTGYRGSVTSTKLKVSGIDVFSAGDFSGGDGCEDIVLRDASRGVYKRVIVRDDRIVGAVLYGDTADGNWYFDLLKKQEDVSQLRDLLIFGQAFAAGGGAADPKAAVAALSDDAEICGCNGVTKGQVVSCIVKGARSLDAVRGTCKASASCGSCTGVVENLLALTLGDDVQSGPKTMCKCTSFGHDDVRREIVAQAMRSIPEVMQKLHWTTPDGCSSCRPALNYYLLCALPGDYVDDQQSRFVNERMHANIQKDGTYSVVPRMWGGLTNPTELRAIADVVEKFNAPMVKVTGGQRLDIFGIKKEDLPAVWADLNAAGMVSGHAYGKSLRTVKTCVGSEWCRFGTQDSTGLGVKVERMSWGSWMPHKFKIAVSGCPRNCAEATIKDFGIVCVDSGYELHVGGNGGIHVRATDLLCKVATEQEAMDTCAAFIQLYREEARYLERTAPWIERVGVEYVKRRIVDDAAGREALRARFLYSQSFSQDDPWAQRADGAEAEHHAPMARFIPQERAFLEEMGA